The following DNA comes from Ignavibacteriales bacterium.
TTTTTAACTACAAAAACAGATGAACAACTTTTACTTTTTGGTTAACCGGAGGTTCTATTTTCTATTCTCTTAATATTTCTTCGTTTTTATTAAACTTAGTCATATTTCTTACTTATAATTTATTTTTACCGGACAACAGTGGTTTCTAATGCTTGTTTACTTTGAGTTTTTATATGTTTACTGAATTTTTCATTTACCACTGATGTAAATAAATCGACATTATTGATTTTGTTACTTCTCATTTTTATTCTCTTGTGTTTTTTTGCAGCAAATGTTATTTAAATTTTTAATTAATGTCAATTAATTTTTCAGAGGTTTCATTTAAATAATAGTGGAAAGCCTTACAAACTCCATACATTTTGTAATAGCAAGTCAGCAGGAATCTTTAACTGTACAAAATAAAAAAGCCCGATTTCTAACTAAAATCGAGCCATTTCCGAGCTGGCAGGCGGAGTTGAACCGTCGACCTGCTGATTACGAATCAGCTGCTCTACCAACTGAGCTACGCCAGCATTTTATGGCGGATAAATCTCCTTTTATTAAAATTGTTCAACAAACTAAATTATGCTGAATTGTTGTGTGTTTATTTAATATTTAAAAAGAATTACATCATTTAAAAATATTAATAATTTTTAAACGGCATCGTTCAATTTATATATTTATCGCAATTTCTTTTTATGTCGATTCTTTCTTAATCTTTTTTTTCTTTTATGAGTAGACATTTTATGTCGCTTTCTTTTTTTACCGCAGGGCATTAAATACCTCCTATTTTAATTTGATTCTATTAAATGTTTTGCTTTACTTCCAATCTCTGAATTTTCATTTATTGCTATACTTTTTTTCCACCAGTATTTTGCTGAGTCTAACTTTCCTTCAGAAAAATTTACAATACCAAGGTTAAACAATCCAATTTGATGTTGTGGATTTATCCTTAATCCTTTTTTCATCTCAGTTTTGGCATTATTATACAACTTTAATTCATAAAAACAAACACCTAAATCAATATGAACATCTGCATTTCCCGGATTAGACCGAAGATACATTTTATAATAGTTAATTGCTCTCTCAAAGAATCCTGAATCATTTAGTTTATGAGCTAAGTCTAAAACATTAGCGATGTTTGTAGTATCGTTCCTTGTTAGAGTTTCCAATTCCTCAATTTTTTGTATCTCTTCCAAGTTTATTTTGGAATCAATAACATTATTACCTTGCATCTGCCGAACAGGATTTGAATCAAAAACTCCACTTACCCAAAGTAATATGAAACCAAAGATAATTAGCCCCCCTGCTATCCATATTATCTGGTTAATATTCAGAGTTTTATTTTTTTCACTAACTATGTTTGTTGCATTTGATTTGTTTTCTTTAGCGCCAGGTTTAGAAAACTTTTGTTCACGATTTTGCTTCTTCTCTTTAAATGCAAGGACTTTATTTTCTGCCAGTTTTATCTTTTCGGAAGCAACATCTTTTTCCTTCCCCGATAATTTAGCACCACATTTTTCGCAAAAACCATTATCTATTGATGTATCTTCTCCGCAAACCTCGCATATATATATAGTTTTTACCGGTCTTTTATCTAAAGATGTATTAGTGAAATCTTTTTTATTCTCAGTAACAAATACACCACACTTTGGAC
Coding sequences within:
- a CDS encoding zinc ribbon domain-containing protein, with translation MMRCSNCNTVLNDDFKFCPKCGVFVTENKKDFTNTSLDKRPVKTIYICEVCGEDTSIDNGFCEKCGAKLSGKEKDVASEKIKLAENKVLAFKEKKQNREQKFSKPGAKENKSNATNIVSEKNKTLNINQIIWIAGGLIIFGFILLWVSGVFDSNPVRQMQGNNVIDSKINLEEIQKIEELETLTRNDTTNIANVLDLAHKLNDSGFFERAINYYKMYLRSNPGNADVHIDLGVCFYELKLYNNAKTEMKKGLRINPQHQIGLFNLGIVNFSEGKLDSAKYWWKKSIAINENSEIGSKAKHLIESN